The Bacteroides acidifaciens genome includes a region encoding these proteins:
- a CDS encoding SDR family oxidoreductase: MQSQVILITGASSGFGKFTAQMLSEQGHIVYGTSRKLSENMNNVKMLVVDVTSPLSIRQAVEQIISEQGRIDVLINNAGIGIGGALELATEDEVNRQMNTNFFGVVNMCREVLPFMRKARTGKIINISSIGGVMGIPYQGFYSASKFAVEGYSEALALEVHPFNIKVCLVEPGDFNTGFTDNRNISELTRLDADYGESFLKSLKIIEKEERNGCHPRKLAATICKIVVCKNPPFRTKVGPLVQVLFAKSKRWLPDAVIQYALRIFYAIK; this comes from the coding sequence ATGCAATCACAAGTCATACTTATCACCGGAGCATCTTCCGGTTTTGGAAAGTTTACAGCTCAAATGTTATCGGAACAAGGGCACATCGTTTACGGAACAAGCCGGAAGCTTTCCGAAAATATGAATAATGTAAAAATGCTTGTTGTCGATGTCACCAGTCCTCTTTCCATCCGTCAGGCGGTAGAACAGATAATATCGGAACAGGGACGAATAGATGTATTGATAAATAATGCCGGTATAGGTATCGGTGGTGCGTTGGAGCTTGCTACAGAAGATGAGGTGAACAGACAGATGAATACCAATTTCTTCGGCGTAGTGAATATGTGCAGGGAAGTACTACCTTTCATGCGCAAGGCACGGACAGGAAAGATTATCAATATCAGTTCTATCGGCGGGGTGATGGGTATCCCTTATCAGGGATTTTATTCGGCTTCAAAGTTTGCAGTGGAAGGTTATAGTGAAGCTTTAGCCTTAGAAGTGCATCCGTTTAATATTAAAGTATGTTTGGTAGAGCCAGGAGATTTTAATACCGGATTTACGGATAACCGGAATATTTCCGAACTAACAAGACTGGATGCTGATTACGGAGAAAGTTTCCTGAAATCGCTGAAGATTATAGAAAAAGAAGAGCGCAATGGATGCCACCCACGGAAGCTGGCTGCTACAATTTGTAAAATTGTGGTTTGCAAAAATCCGCCTTTCCGAACTAAAGTAGGACCGTTGGTGCAAGTCTTGTTTGCAAAAAGCAAAAGATGGTTGCCCGATGCGGTAATACAGTATGCCCTTCGGATATTTTACGCTATAAAATAA
- a CDS encoding DUF6064 family protein — MEIFWRTIAYYNSATWILQIVIILIGIALTALLISKPRPWVKMAMKFYMIGLYGWISIIYYYIYCEERSYNGVMAMFWGVMAIIWIWDAITGYTTFERTHKYDILSYILLAMPFIYPLVSLARGLSFPEMTSPVMPCSVVVFTIGLLLLFAHKVNMFLVLFLCHWSLIGLSKTYFFQIPEDFLLASATIPGLYLFFREYFLNNLHADTKPKAKYINWLLITVCVGLAILLTTTMFLELVPKK; from the coding sequence ATGGAGATTTTTTGGAGAACAATCGCATATTATAATTCAGCTACCTGGATTTTGCAGATAGTTATTATTCTTATTGGTATCGCGCTGACGGCATTACTTATCAGCAAACCGCGTCCATGGGTAAAGATGGCTATGAAGTTTTATATGATAGGACTTTATGGATGGATTTCTATCATTTACTATTATATCTATTGCGAGGAACGCAGTTATAATGGAGTGATGGCAATGTTTTGGGGAGTCATGGCTATTATCTGGATATGGGACGCGATTACAGGATATACGACTTTTGAACGTACTCATAAATATGATATATTATCCTATATCCTGTTGGCAATGCCTTTCATATATCCTTTGGTATCACTGGCACGCGGACTTTCTTTCCCGGAAATGACTTCTCCGGTAATGCCTTGCTCTGTGGTGGTATTTACTATCGGATTGTTATTGCTGTTTGCCCACAAGGTCAATATGTTTTTGGTGCTTTTCCTTTGCCATTGGTCATTGATAGGATTGTCCAAGACTTATTTCTTCCAAATTCCCGAAGATTTTCTGTTGGCAAGCGCAACAATTCCGGGACTGTACCTCTTCTTCCGAGAATATTTCCTGAATAATCTGCATGCCGATACGAAGCCGAAAGCGAAATATATTAATTGGCTGTTGATTACTGTCTGTGTCGGACTGGCTATATTATTGACTACAACGATGTTTTTGGAATTAGTTCCAAAGAAATAA
- a CDS encoding threonine/serine exporter family protein has product MIALDILTDGFFAAVAGIGFGAISDPPLRAFKMIAILAALGHACRFCLMTYLGVDIATASLFAGLVIGFGSLWLGKSVYCPMTVLYIPALLPMIPGKFAYNMVFSLIMCLQNMNDPEQLDKFMGMFFSNTLIASTVIFMLAVGATFPMFLFPHRAFSLTRH; this is encoded by the coding sequence ATGATAGCACTTGACATTCTTACTGACGGATTTTTTGCAGCAGTAGCAGGTATAGGATTTGGTGCGATTTCCGACCCGCCTTTGCGTGCATTCAAAATGATTGCCATATTGGCGGCATTGGGACACGCCTGCCGTTTTTGTTTGATGACTTATTTAGGGGTAGATATTGCTACCGCTTCCTTGTTTGCCGGACTGGTAATCGGTTTCGGTAGTTTATGGTTAGGGAAAAGCGTCTATTGTCCGATGACAGTTCTTTATATTCCCGCGTTGCTTCCGATGATTCCGGGCAAGTTTGCCTATAACATGGTATTCTCATTGATTATGTGTTTACAGAATATGAATGACCCGGAGCAACTGGATAAATTCATGGGTATGTTTTTCTCCAATACTTTGATAGCCAGCACTGTTATATTTATGTTGGCGGTAGGAGCCACATTCCCTATGTTCCTGTTTCCACACCGGGCTTTTTCTTTAACAAGACATTAA
- a CDS encoding threonine/serine exporter family protein: MKTSESLLSIGKFIAEYSAHLMGAGVHTSRVVRNSKRIGEAFGLDVKLGVFHKNIILTIIDKETNEACNEVIDIPAHPISFEHNSELSALSWEAVDNHLSLEELTEKYRKIVSAPMIHPLFVLLLVGFANASFCKLFGGDLISMGIVFSATITGFYLKQQMQKKKMNHYIVFIVSAFVASLCASTALIFDTTSEIAMATSVLYLVPGVPLINGVIDVVEGYVLTGFARLTEASLLIVSIAIGLSFTLLMVKNSLI, translated from the coding sequence GGGGGCGGGAGTACATACCTCACGAGTCGTACGTAATTCCAAACGTATCGGAGAAGCTTTTGGCTTAGATGTCAAATTAGGTGTATTTCATAAAAATATCATTCTTACAATTATAGACAAGGAAACAAACGAAGCCTGTAATGAGGTTATAGATATTCCTGCTCATCCTATCAGTTTCGAGCATAATTCAGAGCTAAGTGCGTTAAGCTGGGAAGCAGTAGACAATCATCTCTCGTTGGAAGAACTGACGGAGAAATACAGGAAAATTGTTTCCGCTCCGATGATACATCCTCTTTTTGTGTTATTATTGGTAGGCTTTGCCAATGCTTCTTTCTGCAAACTGTTCGGAGGCGACTTGATTTCTATGGGGATTGTCTTCTCAGCCACCATTACAGGATTTTATCTGAAACAGCAGATGCAGAAAAAGAAAATGAACCACTATATTGTATTTATAGTCTCGGCTTTCGTCGCATCCCTATGTGCTTCCACAGCTCTGATTTTTGATACGACCTCTGAAATCGCGATGGCAACCAGTGTACTTTATCTCGTACCTGGTGTTCCCCTGATTAATGGCGTGATTGATGTAGTCGAAGGATATGTCCTGACAGGATTTGCCCGTTTGACGGAAGCGTCTTTACTGATTGTCAGCATCGCTATCGGACTTTCCTTCACATTATTAATGGTAAAAAACAGTTTAATTTAA